One Cyprinus carpio isolate SPL01 chromosome B25, ASM1834038v1, whole genome shotgun sequence genomic region harbors:
- the ergic2 gene encoding endoplasmic reticulum-Golgi intermediate compartment protein 2, which produces MRRLNKKKALNFVKELDAFPKVPESYVETTASGGTVSVLAFTAMALLAFFEFFVYRDTWMKYEYEVDKDFTSKLRINIDITVAMRCQFVGADVLDLAETMVASDGLQYEPVVFELSPQQRLWHRTLLLIQNRLREEHSLQDVLFKNVMKGAPTALPPREDDPTQPLNACRIHGYLYVNKVAGNFHITVGKAIPHPRGHAHLAALVSHETYNFSHRIDHLSFGEEIPGILNPLDGTEKVSADHNQMFQYFITIVPTKLQTYKVSADTHQYSVTERERVINHAAGSHGVSGIFMKYDISSLMVKVTEQHMPLWQFLVRLCGIIGGIFSTTGMLHSLVGFCIDVICCRFKLGVYKPKSMSVFDGHVNSLTPLLSENAEH; this is translated from the exons TGTCTGTGTTGGCCTTCACAGCCATGGCACTCTTGGCCTTCTTTGAGTTCTTTGTGTATCGAGACACATGGATGAAGTACGAGTATGAAGTGGATAAGGACTTTACTAG CAAACTACGAATTAATATTGATATCACAGTTGCCATGAGATGCCAAT ttGTTGGAGCAGATGTGTTGGATCTAGCCGAGACGATGGTGGCCTCTGATGGCCTGCAGTATGAACCT GTTGTTTTTGAACTTTCTCCTCAGCAGAGGCTCTGGCACAg GACACTTTTGCTCATTCAGAACCGTCTGCGCGAGGAACATTCACTCCAGGATGTTTTGTTTAAGAACGTCATGAAAGGTGCCCCCACTGCTCTCCCACCCAG GGAAGATGATCCCACTCAGCCTCTAAACGCATGCCGGATACACGGATACCTTTATGTCAATAAAGTAGCAGGAAATTTCCACATCACTGTTGGCAA ggCCATCCCACACCCTCGAGGTCATGCCCATCTAGCAGCGCTGGTCAGCCATGAGA CATACAACTTCTCCCATCGGATAGACCATCTGTCTTTTGGAGAGGAAATACCTGGCATATTAAATCCACTGGATGGCACAGAAAAAGTGTCCGCAGATC ATAATCAAATGTTCCAGTACTTCATTACCATTGTGCCCACAAAACTGCAGACGTACAAGGTGTCAGCGGACACACACCAGTATTCAGTCACCGAGCGG GAGCGAGTGATAAACCACGCAGCGGGGAGTCATGGGGTTTCTGGGATCTTTATGAAATATGATATCAGCTCGCTGATGGTGAAGGTGACTGAGCAGCACATGCCCTTGTGGCAGTTCCTGGTGCGGCTCTGTGGCATCATAGGAGGCATTTTCTCAACAACTG GCATGTTGCACAGTCTGGTTGGCTTCTGCATAGACGTGATCTGCTGTCGTTTTAAACTGGGGGTCTATAAGCCCAAGAGT ATGAGTGTTTTTGATGGCCATGTGAACAGCCTGACGCCTCTTCTTTCTGAGAATGCTGAACACTAG
- the LOC109064466 gene encoding membrane-associated guanylate kinase, WW and PDZ domain-containing protein 2-like isoform X8, which yields MELEKSGALLESGTYEDNFYGTPKPPAEPTPMLFNVTDQLLPGARPSAEGKRKRNKSVSNMEKDSIEPPEEEEEESPVVNGNGIAITPESSEHEDKSTDASGDVPVQPCPPETPTLTTTDAPEEEGDAPKSPQDSQENDELGPLPDNWEMAYTEKGEVYFIDHNTKTTSWLDPRLAKKAKPPEECEEDELPYGWEKIDDPIYGSYYVDHINRRTQFENPVLEAKRRMQQQQQMQSQGLSALPLPTIYREKPPFTRDATQLKGTFLTTVLQKSNMGFGFTIIGGDEPDEFLQVKSVIPEGPAAQDGKMDTGDVIVYINDICVLGTTHADVVKVFQSVPIGQSVTLVLCRGYPLPYDPEDPSASSSRPPLGLVDHPLLLNGRNNYENYMEYMSLTGRLVPEHSEGFTPHPHPGDTHLDGSQPPSLTTPGPPPDDSVSMASSSGATTGAQVAPELLSLTITKGTEGFGFTIADSPTGQRVKQVLEPQGCPGLCEGDLMVEINQKGLQGLNHTQVVQLLKDCPVGTEATLVIQRGAAAGLYTPWDPTKQWDTQGSPQTSLSAALLPHGAPHPGQTLHRSSFPDTEPFYLGKPDPYDLYEKSRAIYESRQPVPPRTLTDSTGVEYQEVEVHLLREKIGFGFRILGGDEAVQAVSPEARDKARMGQDKQIPIVIGAIIENSPAERDGRLRPGDELVSVDRMPVGGRPHRYVIDLMHAAARNGQVTLTVRRRVLLQQGQPCEENSAAANQSSSPRGHAVCPVNLPPTTDVVIHRKESEGFGFVIISSLNRPETTNTITVPHKIGRIIEGSPADRCGKLKVGDRIMAVNCQSIINMPHADIVKLIKDAGLTVTLHIIPEEDVNGAHSAPTSEKQSPMVAQKHSPHTQSSPAAQQSPTVSHPSPPAPHPSPATTQPSPLLMEPGPGAPHSSPPVTQSSLPVSQAGLEAMQSGSAVTQAAPVVDPGIPGVQPTSIGSVPVPPQLYLHDTRSEVKARQDVKPDICQAAYTDYRQPPVDYRHPPVADYRQPPTIEYRHPPALIDYRQHSIADYRPQDYDYFTVELEKSVKGFGFSIRGGREYKMDLFVLRLAEDGPAIRNGRMRVGDQIIEINGESTRDMSHARAIELIKAGGRRVRLLLKRGTGQVPEYGMVPTNLTMCMKSDTLASPCFFIMGHSKDTVRGILHASLLIYFMSVDFLSAFVFGLHSYTSMRRMSCLCVVLCHCVHVLMTVLGSHTETDGNSKNPATCY from the exons AATCAAGCGAACACGAGGACAAGAGCACCGACGCTTCCGGAGATGTGCCTGTCCAGCCGTGCCCACCCGAGACCCCCACCCTCACCACCACAGATGCCCCGGAGGAGGAAGGAGACGCCCCCAAGTCCCCACAGGACTCCCAGGAGAATGATGAACTGGGCCCTTTGCCAGATAACTGGGAGATGGCCTACACTGAGAAAGGAGAAGTTTACTTCATAGA tcacaATACCAAAACGACGTCATGGCTCGACCCTCGACTAGCAAAGAAAGCCAAGCCCCCAGAGGAGTGTGAGGAAGACG aactTCCATATGGCTGGGAGAAAATAGACGACCCTATTTATGGCAGTTACTATGTTGA CCACATTAACAGAAGGACACAGTTTGAGAACCCCGTCCTAGAGGCCAAACGAAGGATGCAACAGCAACAGCAAATGCAAAGTCAAGGTCTATCGGCGCTGCCATTGCCCACAATATATAGAG AAAAGCCTCCATTCACGAGGGACGCCACACAACTCAAAGGGACATTCCTCACCACGGTGCTACAGAAGAGCAACATGGGATTCGGCTTCACCATCATTGGTGGAGACGAGCCGGACGAGTTCCTACAGGTCAAGAGCGTCATACCTGAGGGACCTGCAGCCCAAGATGGCAAGATGGACACAG GTGATGTGATCGTCTACATCAATGACATCTGTGTTTTGGGCACCACCCATGCAGATGTGGTGAAGGTTTTCCAGTCTGTCCCTATTGGACAGAGTGTCACCCTGGTGCTGTGTCGAGGATACCCTCTCCCTTATGACCCAGAAGACCCCTCCGCTAGTTCCTCCAGGCCCCCTTTGGGCCTAGTGGATCACCCACTGCTGCTCAATGGAAGGAACAACTATGAAAATTACATGGAGTACATGTCTTTGACTGGACGCTTAGTACCCGAGCACAGTGAGGGCTTTACCCCGCATCCCCATCCTGGAGACACACACCTTGATGGCTCTCAGCCTCCATCCCTGACCACACCGGGACCCCCACCCGATGACAGCGTCTCCATGGCGTCATCCTCAGGCGCAACCACCGGTGCTCAAGTGGCCCCTGAACTTCTGAGTCTCACTATAACCAAAGGCACAGAGGGTTTCGGGTTCACCATTGCCGACAGTCCCACAGGGCAAAGAGTCAAACAG GTTCTGGAGCCGCAGGGTTGTCCGGGGTTATGTGAAGGAGATTTGATGGTGGAGATTAATCAGAAGGGTCTCCAGGGACTCAACCACACACAGGTGGTGCAGCTGCTCAAGGACTGTCCAGTGGGAACAGAGGCTACGCTTGTCATTCAGAGAGGAGCAGCAGCAG GCCTCTACACACCCTGGGATCCCACAAAACag TGGGACACTCAAGGAAGCCCCCAGACCAGCTTGTCGGCTGCTTTGCTCCCCCACGGTGCCCCTCATCCCGGCCAGACGCTCCATCGCTCCTCTTTTCCGGATACAGAGCCCTTCTACCTGGGCAAGCCGGACCCCTACGACCTCTATGAGAAGTCACGTGCCATTTATGAAAGCAGAC AGCCAGTCCCTCCTCGGACGCTGACAGACTCTACAG GTGTGGAGTATCAGGAAGTGGAAGTGCACCTGCTGCGTGAGAAGATCGGCTTCGGCTTTAGGATCCTGGGTGGAGACGAGGCGGTGCAGGCTGTGAGTCCGGAGGCCCGTGACAAGGCTCGTATGGGGCAGGATAAACAGATACCG ATTGTGATCGGAGCAATCATAGAGAACAGCCCTGCGGAGCGCGACGGCAGACTGCGTCCGGGAGATGAGCTGGTCTCGGTTGACAGGATGCCCGTGGGGGGGAGACCACACCGCTACGTCATCGACCTCATGCACGCGGCGGCACGAAATGGACAGGTCACTCTGACCGTCAGGAGGAGAGTTCTGCTGCAGCAGG GCCAGCCTTGTGAGGAAAACAGCGCAGCGGCCAATCAGAGCAGTTCTCCCCGGGGTCATGCCGTGTGCCCAGTCAACTTGCCCCCCACCACTGATGTAGTTATCCATCGTAAGGAAAGCGAAGGCTTTGGCTTTGTCATCATCAGCTCCCTCAACCGTCCAGAGACCACGAACACAATAA CTGTGCCACATAAGATCGGCCGCATCATCGAGGGCAGTCCGGCTGATCGCTGTGGGAAGCTGAAAGTTGGTGATCGGATTATGGCTGTCAACTGTCAGTCAATCATCAACATGCCTCACGCTGACATTGTCAAGCTGATCAAAGACGCTGGACTCACTGTCACCTTGCACATCATCCCTGAAGAAG ACGTAAACGGTGCTCATTCGGCCCCTACATCAGAGAAGCAGAGTCCCATGGTGGCCCAGAAGCACAGCCCTCATACTCAGTCCAGCCCAGCAGCCCAGCAGAGCCCGACCGTGTCTCATCCCAGCCCACCAGCCCCCCACCCCAGCCCAGCCACCACACAGCCCAGCCCCCTGCTGATGGAGCCGGGCCCTGGAGCTCCACACAGCAGCCCACCAGTGACTCAAAGCAGTCTGCCAGTGAGTCAGGCCGGCCTGGAGGCCATGCAGTCGGGCTCAGCGGTGACTCAGGCTGCTCCTGTTGTGGATCCGGGCATACCAGGAGTTCAGCCCACCTCCATCGGATCAGTGCCAGTCCCACCACAGCTGTACCTTCATGACACCAG GTCGGAGGTTAAAGCCAGGCAGGATGTTAAACCAGATATCTGCCAAGCTGCATATACAGACTACAGACAGCCTCCGGTGGACTACAGACATCCTCCTGTAGCAGACTACAGACAGCCGCCCACCATTGAGTACAGACACCCACCTGCTCTCATAGACTACAGACAGCACTCCATCGCCGATTACAGACCACAG gACTATGACTACTTCACTGTGGAACTGGAGAAAAGTGTGAAGGGATTTGGCTTTAGCATCCGTGGAGGACGGGAATACAAGATGGACCTGTTTGTGCTGAGACTGGCTGAGGATGGACCTGCGATCCGTAACGGCAGAATGAGG GTTGGAGATCAGATTATTGAAATTAACGGTGAGAGTACGAGAGACATGAGTCACGCTCGTGCCATCGAGCTCATCAAGGCTGGCGGTCGTCGAGTACGTCTGCTGTTGAAAAGGGGCACGGGACAGGTGCCAGAATATG GAATGGTACCTACCAACCTTACCATGTGCATGAAAAGCGACACTCTAGCCTCACCCTGTTTCTTCATAATGGGACACTCTAAAGACACGGTTCGTGGCATCCTGCATGCCTctctgcttatttattttatgtctgtAGATTTTCTATCTGCTTTTGTTTTCGGTTTGCATTCGTACACTAGCATGCGTCGCATGTCgtgtttgtgtgtagttttgTGTCACTGTGTGCATGTGCTCATGACAGTGTTGGGAAGCCACACTGAAACTGATGGAAACAGTAAAAATCCAGCTACCTGTTATTAA